The Kribbella sp. NBC_00662 nucleotide sequence GCATCGTGGTCTTGTAGTTGGTGTCGGTGACGTAGTTGACGCAACCGCCGCTGCCGGGTCCACCACCAGGTTGGAGCCAGTAGCCGGCGACGACGCGCATGCCGTTCGCAGCCGCCGCGTCGAACAGCGGTTTGGAGCTCGCGTCGGTTCCCCAGGTCCGCACGGTGTTGACGCCGATCGACTTCAGCTCGGGCAGGCGTTGCGCGGCTTCTGTTGCCGGCGGCCCCCAAGTCAGGCCCTTGACCGTCCATGGCGCGTTGTTCACCAGCAACTGCCAGTTGCCCTGACTGCCGGCAACGCGGACAGTGCCGGAGCCTGGTGGCGGTCCGCCGGTACCAGGTGTGCCGTAGACCTTGAACTCCCAGAGCGAATAGCCGTAGCCGCCGACACGCTGGGTCCCGTAGAAGCGGACGTATCGTCCGGAACCGCTCACCGGGAGCGTCTCGGTGCCGCCGTGCCCGGTGGTCGTGCTGTACACCTGGTTCCACTGCGTGCCGTCGGCCGACACCTCGATCCGGTAGCCGGTCGCGTACGCCGCTTCCCACTGCAGCACGACCTGGTCGATGGTTGCCGTGGCGCCGAGATCCACCTGCAGCCATTGCGGATCCGCGAACGTGCTCGACCACCGCGTGCCGGGATCACCGTCGACGGCGGCGGTGGCCGGCGTACCCGCACCTTCGCTGGACGAGGCCGTCACCGGCTTGCCCTGCGAGAGCAGGCTCCCGGCCTGGGCCGACGTTTCGTGTGCAGCCGCGGGCTGGACGAGACTGCCCAGCAACAACAGTCCTGCCGCGGTCACGGCTGTGAATGACAAGAGTTTCATCGGGGCGGAACTCCTTCGGGAGAGAGATGAGAGAGCGCTCTCTCGCGGCACCGATGTTCCCCACCTCACCTGGGGTTGTCAATGGCTCGCTGCCGCTGCGCCGGTTCCGGAACCGACGGAGGGTTGACACCACCGGGCGGCCGGAACAAGGTGTTTCAGAGAGCGCTCTCCCGCGATTCGTCCACCCCGCGGGCTGCCCGATCCACCGCCCCCGCGGAATCCCCCGACCGGAGGAGTTCCGTGTTCCCGAGAAAGAAGAGAGTCCTGTACGCCGGTGGCACTGCCGCCGCCGTCATCGCCGCCCTGCTGACCGCCCTCGCCGGATCCACCGCGCAGGCCGACGACCTGGTCACGCATCACGAGTTCCAGGTCAACTGCACCGTCCATCACCGCGCTCCCGACGACCCGATCGTGTTCCCGAACCTGCCGGGCGCCTCCCACGAACACAGCTTCGTCGGCAACACGACGACGAACGCCGCCACGACGCTGGACAGCCTGAACGGCGCCGGCGCCTACTCGACGACCTGCCTGAATCCCGATGACCTGTCCGCCTACTGGTGGCCGACGATGTTCCGTGGCGACCAGCCGATCATCCAGACCTGGGCGCAGGTCATCTACTACAAGTCAGGAATCCTCAACTATCAACAGGTCCAGCCGTTCCCACCGGGGCTCAGGTTCGTGGTCGGCAGCCCGACTGCTACCCAGGACGCGTTCCGGACCGCGCCGGGCGCTGTCGAGGGCTGGGAGTGTGGAGACAGCTTCCACAACTGGGACTTCCCGGCCAGCTGCCCGGCCGGAACCCAGCTCAACATCCGTTACCAGGCCCCCAGTTGCTGGAACGGCCACGACCTCGACTCCGCCGACCACAAGAGTCACATGGCGTACCCGGTCGACGGGGTCTGCCCTGCCTCGCACCCGAATCCGGTGCCGATGCTGGAGTTCAAGATCGCGTTCCCCGCGGACGGCGACCTGACGGGCATCCGGCTCGCCAGCGGTCGTGGGTACTCCTGGCACTACGACTTCTTCAACGCGTGGGATCCGCCCACGCTCGCTGCCCTGGTGAGCCACTGCATCAACGGTGGTCTGCAGTGCAATTCCAAGGGGTTCGACCTCTACAAACCAGACCGCGGCCAGGCCCTCGGCGACAACTACCGCCTTCCCGGCCGGCCCTGACACCTCCTGCGGTGCCGGGCGTGGGCAGACCCCGGCACCGCAGGTCGATCCCCGAGGACCCCCATGCCGCTCCGCCCCGCCCTTCGCCTCCTGGCCGGCATCCTGACCGTCGGCCTTCTCACCGCCTGCGCCCCATCTACCCGGCCCACCTCGGCCCAGTCCTCCCCGACTCCTGCGATCCAGGCAGACTTCAACCCCACCGATGCCGCCTGGCTCGAGCTGATGATCCCGATGGACGACCAGTTCCTGCAGATCCTCGACCTCGCGCAGACCCGCTCGACGGACCCCGCGGTACGACGACTTGCCACCGCGCTGGTCCCCGCCCATCGGACCGAACTGCAGAAGCTCATCGCACTCCGGACCCAGGCGAACCTGCCGACCACGAACCCACATGAGGGCCACGACATGCCAGGGATGATGACAGCCGACGAGGTCGTTGCCCTAGGCAATCTCAACGGACCCGTCTTCGACCGCGTCCTCACCACCGAGATCCAGGACCACCTCACCCAGTCCGCCCTGATCACCCGCAGCGTCAAGGCCGCCGGCCACGCCCCCTCCGTCAAAACCCTCGCCACCCAGATCGAAAAGGACCGAACCGCACAACTCAGGCTGGCCACTCCGATCAGCCAGGTGATCTCGAGCTAGCGATCGCGGACGGCGATGCCTGGATAGTCCAGGACCAGTCCCGAGGCGTCGTAGACCAGCTCGCAGGCGAAGTCGAACGTCGCGGACTCGTAGTCGAACACGTGCCGCTCACCGTCGGAACTCAGCAGGGTGTAGCGCTGTTCGAGCCGGATCACGCTCAGGTCGTCGGCCTGGACGAACGCGGCCGGGACCTCGACCGGCTCGCCGAGGACGAACGGCAGCCGGTGGATCGGTAGCGTGTTCGTGACCGCCGATGACTCGAAGTCGACGTCAATGCATCCGTCGAGATCCGGCCGAGCCACCCCGTCGACGGTCCAGCCGCTCGTACTCCGTTCGAGCACGACCTCGCGCTCACCGGCCACCGTCGAGTTCACCGCGTGCACGGTCCGCGTCTGCCACTCGTCGTCGACCTCGATGCGGTAACCGACGTACCAGGTCGACTCGCCCTCGCGGGCCGACGTACGGCCGCGCAACCGGTGACCGTCCATGAAGAGCACCTCGAACCCGACCCGCACGCCGACGTGCGTCCACGAAGCGGCCCGGGGCATCGATTTCAGCTGCATGCTGAGACCCTAGCCACATGGAACTTGGGCCCGGGTACTCGAGTGGACACTACGACGCAATGCAACCGACGGACCTGTTGTACGCCGAGGTGCGGCAGCGGCGGGAGACGGGCTACGACATCGACGAGCTGGTGGGCGAAGCCAACCGGACCGACCCGGCCGACCGGGTCGCGGTGCTCGACCTGCTCGACCGGATGTCGTTGGCGGCTCGGGCACCCGGCTGGAATTACGTCGAGCCGGACGAGCTCGAGGACATCGAGGAGACACTCGCCGCGATCCCGGAGGCGTCGAAGGTGGACGACCTCGCGGACAAGATCCACGCCGCCTGGCTCGGGCGAATCGCCGGGTGCAACGTGGGGAAGCCGATCGAGTCGGGCGACTACTGGACGTCGGACCGGATCCGCGACTACCTGACACTCGCGGACGCGTACCCGCTGCGGGACTACGTGCCGGTCCTCGATCCGATGCCGGAAGGGTTCGAGCTGACGTCGTGCTGGCCGGAGACCACGCGCGGGAACGTCAGGGGTTCGGCGCGTGACGACGACATCGACTACCCGATCCTGGCGCTGCATCTGCTCGAGACGCATGGCAGCCGGCTGCGGCCCGAGGACGTCGGCGCGGCGTGGCTCCGGCTGTTCCCGGTCGGGCAGGTGTTCACGGCGGAGCGGGCGGCGTACGTGAATCTCGTGGACGGGTTCACGGTGCCTGAGGTGGCGCGACGGCGTAATCCGTACCGGGAGTGGATCGGCGCGCAGATCCGCGGGGATGTGTTCGGCTACGTGCACGCCGGCGATCCGTGGGCGGCCGCGCGGCTGTCGTACCAGGACGCCGCGTTGTCGCATGTCGGGAACGGGATCTACGGGGAGATGTGGGCGGCGGCACTGGTGGCGTCGGCGTTCACGGCGTCTTCACCGCGCGAGGCGGTCGAGCGGGCGTTGGCCGTCGTACCTCCGCAGTCCCGGTTGGCCGAGGCGATCCGCGACGTGCTGGAGTTCGAGGGCGCGTGGGAGGACGCGCTCCGGATGATCCAGGAGCGGTACGGCCACTACTCGTGGATCCACACCATCAACAACGCGGCGATCGTCGCGGCTGCCCTGCTCTGGTCGGACGGCGACTACCTGACCGGCGTCGGACGGGTGGTGATGAGTGGCTGGGACACCGACTCGAACGGCGCGACCGTCGGCTCGGTCCTCGGCATCCTCATCGGCACCCGGGACCTGCCGGAGCACCTGATCGCACCGCTCGAGAACCGGACCCGCTCGGCGCTGTTCGGCTTCGACAACTCGGTGATCTCCGACCTCGCCGACCGGACCGTGCGGCTGGCTGAGAGCGGGGGTCTGTTCGAGGGCTGACACGGTTAAGCAAGATCGCGGCATAACGCCTATCGTTCGTGGCAGGCGCTTTCCGTTGGAGGGGTGGATGCTGGACCGGTCGGAGTCGGCGCTGGGCACTGTGCTCCGGTCGCGGTTCTACCGTTCGGCGTTCCTCTCGCTGCTGATCGCCGGGGTCGGGTTGTCGGCGGCGACCCCGCAGCTGACGCTCTTCCTGGTCCGTGACCTCGGTACGCCGTTGCCGCTCGCCGGGCTGTACTACGTCACGAACGTGGCCTCTCCGATCGCCGGATACATCGTCGGCCGCTGGTCGGACCGGAGTCACGACCGGCTGCTGTGGTTCCGGATCTGCTCGGTGGTCGGAGCGGCCGGCTGGCTGCTGATGGCGTCGGCGAACGCGGTCTGGATGCCGTTCGTGATCAGCACGGTGGCCTTGAGCGTGGCAGGCGGGTCGATGGCGCAGCTGTTCGCCGCCTGCCGCGACGAGCTCAGCCGCCATCCGACCCGGGCCGAGAACCGGGTCATCGCGACCATCCGGATGGCGTTCACGACGGGCTGGATCCTCGGACCCGTCTTCGGCAGCTGGTTCGGCGGGGTGTTCGGGCTGCGGGCCCTGCTGGTCGCGACCGCGGCCTGCGTGTTCGGCGCGATCATCCCGCTCGGTCGCCAGCGCGTCGAGCGGTACGACGACCCGGCGCGCGTCAGGTCCGTGGAGCGGCGGCGGATCGACCACATGATGCCGTTGCTGGTGTTCACCGCGGTCTGCGTCCTCGCGATGACCGGCGACACCATCAAGTTCGGCTACCTGCCGATCTACATGGCCGAGCAGCTCCACGTCTCCGACTCCGTCCGCGGCCTGGTGATCGGCATCCAGCCGCTGCTCGAGCTGCTCCTGCTCCCGGTCGTCGCCCGCCTCGCCGACCGCTACGGCCCGATGCGAGCAATGACCGTCGGCGCCGTACTCGGGCTGTCCGGCAACCTCGCCTACGCCCTCAGCACGTCGGTCGCCGGCCTGTTCCTCGGGCAGGTGCTGAACGCGGGCCTCTGGGCGTGCGTCGGCGCGCTCGGCGTCTCGATCGCCCAGCACCTGTACCCGGAAGGCGCCGGCACCGCGTCCGGCGTCTTCCTCGGCGCGATCCCGCTCGGCTCGGCGATCGGCGGCACCATCGGCGGTATCGGTGTGGCCGCGATCGGCCTTCCGCACGTCTTCTTCATACCCGCCACCCTCACCGCCTTCGCGATCGCCGCCTTCACCGTGCTCAGCGTCCGCGAAGCCCATGCCCTAGCTGACAGCCGCCCGGATCGACTCGCGGAGTGAGCCGAGCGTCGCGACGACGGCGGTCGGTTCGTAGCCGCAGTGGGCCATGCAGTTCGCGCAGCGCGGGTCCTTGCCGCGACCGTAGCTGTCCCAGTCGGTGTCGTCGATGAGCTCCTGGTACGTCCCGACGTACCCGTCGTCCATCAGGTAGCACGGGCGCTGCCAGCCCTTCAGCGAGTACAGCGGGATCGCCCACGCCGTACAGCTGAAGTCGACCTTGCCCTCGAGGAAGTCGAGGAACAGCGGCGAGTGGTTCAGCCGCCACTTCTTCCGCCGGCCGTCGCCGAAGGCCTTGCGGAACAGCTGCCGGGTCTCCTCCGGGCCGAGCCAGTGCTCCTGGTCCGGCGCCTTCTCGTACGCGAATCCGGGCGAGATCTGCATGTTGTCGATCTTCAGCTCGTCGTTCAGGTAGTCGAGTACGTCGATGACGTCCTGCGGGCTGTCGGTGTCGAAGAACGTGGTGTTGGTCATCACCCGGAAGCCGGCCGCCTGCGCCTGCTTGATCGCCTCGACGGCCTGGTCGAACACGCCGTCCTTGCAGACCGACTGGTCGTGCCGCTCGCGCAGCCCGTCGATGTGCACCATCCAGGCGAAGTTCTTGTGCGGCGTGAACTTGTGCAGGTGCTTCGGCATCAGAACGGCGTTCGTGCACAGGAACACGATCTTGCCCCGGGCAAGCAACTGCCGGACGATCTCGTCGATCTCCTTGTGCATCAGCGGTTCGCCGCCGGCGATCGAGACCATCGGCGCACCGCATTCCTCGACCGCGGCAACCGCCTGCTCGACCGACATCCGCTTCTTCAGCCAGTCGTGGGTCTGCTGGATCTTCCCGCAGCCCGCGCACTTCAGGTTGCACGCGTACAGTGGTTCCAGCTCGAGCAGGATCGGGAACTTCTCCCGTCGCTTGAGCTTCTGCTTCATCAGGTACCCGCCCAGGCGGATGGACTGCCGTAGCGGCATGCTCATGGCTGACTCACTTCTTTCGGTAGCGCGAAGCGGACGTCCTCGGTCAGCGTCCCGTTCTCGGTGACGGATACCGGGCCCAGCCCGGACAAACAGCGGATCAGGTGGTCGACCAGCTCCGGCGGGGCCGACGCGCCAGCGGTGATGCCGATCCGCTCGGCACCGGCCAGGAGATCCAGCTCGAGCTCGCCGGCGTCGTCGACGAGTACGGCGCGGGTGCCGGCGGCCTCGGCGACTTCGGCGAGGCGTTTCGAGTTGGAGGAGTTCTGTGAACCCAGCACGATCACCAGGTCGGACTGCGCGGCGATCGCGCGGACGCCGGCCTGGCGGTTGCTGGTCGCGTAGCAGATGTCATCTCGTCGTGGTCCGGTCAGGGCTGGAAAGCGTCGTCGCAGTACTGCGGCTGTCTCGGCAGGCTCTTCGACGGCGAGCGTGGTCTGCATGGCGTAGCCGACCCTGGTCGGGTCGGGGAGTTGGACGGTCTCGGCTTCGGCGGGGTTGGCGACGACGATCACGTGCTCCGGGGCCTCGCCGACCGTGCCGATCACTTCCTCGTGGTCGGGGTGGCCGATGAGTACGACGGTCGTGTCGCGGGCGGCGTACCGGCGTACCTCGTGGTGCACCTTGGCGACGAGCGGGCAGGTGGCGTCGATGACCTTCAGGTGACGCTCGTCCGCCTGCTGTCGCACCGCCGGGGCGACACCGTGAGCCGCCAGGACGACGAGGCTGCCTTCCGGGACGGCGTCGAGCTCTTCGACGAAGACCGCGCCTCTACCTTCCAGGTCATTGACGACATGCCGGTTGTGAACGATCTGCCGACGCACATAAACCGGCGCCCCGAACCGCTCCAACGCCCGCTCCACCGTGTCGATCGCCCGCTCAACACCCGCACAAAACGACCGCGGTGTCGCCAGCAGCACCTCCCGCTCCCCGGTCGCTGCGGCCCACGCATCAATAGCCGGCGCGGTACGCCGCAACTGCATCAGCCCCCGCGCTCCCCGCACCGGCATCCCAACCCGCCGCAGCGGCCGCCCCGGCGTATCAACCACCACCCGAACGACGACGCTCTGCCCGTCCTCCCCCACCAACAACCCAGACTCGGTATCAACAGCAATCGCCCCAGCAGCCGCCAACGCGGCCCGCTCGGCAACCGAGTCGACGATGTGGTCGGTGGTAACAAGCGGCCCGACATGAACAGCCATCCCCAACCGCCGCAACTCCCCCGCAACAAGCTCAGCCCCAGAACACTCCACCACCCGCCCGACCTCGCCTGGGGCGGTCCGGCCGAGGTGGCGGATTTCGCTTGCGACGATCACGTCGCCGGGAGCGATCCCGTCGACCAAGGCGCCGGCTACTCCGGCTATGAGGGTGGGGCCTTGGGTGGGTTTGCCGCGGGATCGGCCGGTGCGGATGACGGGGGTCGTGAGTTTGTCGCGGAGGGCCAACCACTCGGCGTACAAGGGCGTGTAGACGATCGGGCTCATCGGTTTCTCCCGAGGTAGCGGCCCAGGGCCCAGATCGGGAAGACGAGGCGGTACAGGTGGTAGCCGATGTAGAAGTCGCCGGGGAAGCCCGTGCCGGTGTAGCGGTGCTCGTCCCAGCCGCCATCCGGGCGTTGCGTGTCGACGAGATAGCCGACCCCGCGGCGTACGGCGTCACCACGTTCACCAGCAGCTAGCAGCGTCAGCAGGCCCCACGCGGTCTGGGACGGCGTGGAATCACCGCGCCCGATCCACGACGGATCGACGTACGAGCGGAGGTCCTCGCCCCACCCGCCGTCCGCGTTCTGATGGTCCTCGACCCACCGCACCGCCCGCCGGATCACCGGATCGTCCGCCGGCATCCCGACAGCGATCAACGCAGGTACGACGGCACCGGTCCCATAGACGTGGTTCGTCCCCCAGCGACCGAACCAGGACCCGTCCTTCTCCTGCGAGTCCAGCAACCACCGCACCCCACGCCGGCACTCAGCAGAATCCGTCCGCCCTTCAGCCGCCAGCATCTCGACCACATGCGCGGTCACATCGGCCGACGGCGGATCGATCACCGCGCCGAAATCGCAGAACGGCAGCTTCAACGGCGTCGTGTCGGTGTTGTCCGCATCGAACGCACCCCACCCGCCGTCAGCAGACTGCATCCCCGCTGTCCACTCGACCGCATCGTCCAACGCCTTCCGCAACCGGCCCGGCTCGGGATGTTCCACCCGCCGCAGCGCCAGCACGATCTCCGCCGTGTCGTCCGTGTCCGGATAGCCGTCGTTCGCGAACTCGAACGCCCACCCGCCCGACACCAACCCGGGCCGGCGTACCTGCCAGTCCCCCG carries:
- a CDS encoding DUF1996 domain-containing protein — encoded protein: MFPRKKRVLYAGGTAAAVIAALLTALAGSTAQADDLVTHHEFQVNCTVHHRAPDDPIVFPNLPGASHEHSFVGNTTTNAATTLDSLNGAGAYSTTCLNPDDLSAYWWPTMFRGDQPIIQTWAQVIYYKSGILNYQQVQPFPPGLRFVVGSPTATQDAFRTAPGAVEGWECGDSFHNWDFPASCPAGTQLNIRYQAPSCWNGHDLDSADHKSHMAYPVDGVCPASHPNPVPMLEFKIAFPADGDLTGIRLASGRGYSWHYDFFNAWDPPTLAALVSHCINGGLQCNSKGFDLYKPDRGQALGDNYRLPGRP
- a CDS encoding DUF305 domain-containing protein is translated as MPLRPALRLLAGILTVGLLTACAPSTRPTSAQSSPTPAIQADFNPTDAAWLELMIPMDDQFLQILDLAQTRSTDPAVRRLATALVPAHRTELQKLIALRTQANLPTTNPHEGHDMPGMMTADEVVALGNLNGPVFDRVLTTEIQDHLTQSALITRSVKAAGHAPSVKTLATQIEKDRTAQLRLATPISQVISS
- a CDS encoding putative glycolipid-binding domain-containing protein gives rise to the protein MQLKSMPRAASWTHVGVRVGFEVLFMDGHRLRGRTSAREGESTWYVGYRIEVDDEWQTRTVHAVNSTVAGEREVVLERSTSGWTVDGVARPDLDGCIDVDFESSAVTNTLPIHRLPFVLGEPVEVPAAFVQADDLSVIRLEQRYTLLSSDGERHVFDYESATFDFACELVYDASGLVLDYPGIAVRDR
- a CDS encoding ADP-ribosylglycohydrolase family protein — its product is MQPTDLLYAEVRQRRETGYDIDELVGEANRTDPADRVAVLDLLDRMSLAARAPGWNYVEPDELEDIEETLAAIPEASKVDDLADKIHAAWLGRIAGCNVGKPIESGDYWTSDRIRDYLTLADAYPLRDYVPVLDPMPEGFELTSCWPETTRGNVRGSARDDDIDYPILALHLLETHGSRLRPEDVGAAWLRLFPVGQVFTAERAAYVNLVDGFTVPEVARRRNPYREWIGAQIRGDVFGYVHAGDPWAAARLSYQDAALSHVGNGIYGEMWAAALVASAFTASSPREAVERALAVVPPQSRLAEAIRDVLEFEGAWEDALRMIQERYGHYSWIHTINNAAIVAAALLWSDGDYLTGVGRVVMSGWDTDSNGATVGSVLGILIGTRDLPEHLIAPLENRTRSALFGFDNSVISDLADRTVRLAESGGLFEG
- a CDS encoding MFS transporter, with the protein product MLDRSESALGTVLRSRFYRSAFLSLLIAGVGLSAATPQLTLFLVRDLGTPLPLAGLYYVTNVASPIAGYIVGRWSDRSHDRLLWFRICSVVGAAGWLLMASANAVWMPFVISTVALSVAGGSMAQLFAACRDELSRHPTRAENRVIATIRMAFTTGWILGPVFGSWFGGVFGLRALLVATAACVFGAIIPLGRQRVERYDDPARVRSVERRRIDHMMPLLVFTAVCVLAMTGDTIKFGYLPIYMAEQLHVSDSVRGLVIGIQPLLELLLLPVVARLADRYGPMRAMTVGAVLGLSGNLAYALSTSVAGLFLGQVLNAGLWACVGALGVSIAQHLYPEGAGTASGVFLGAIPLGSAIGGTIGGIGVAAIGLPHVFFIPATLTAFAIAAFTVLSVREAHALADSRPDRLAE
- the hpnH gene encoding adenosyl-hopene transferase HpnH, which encodes MSMPLRQSIRLGGYLMKQKLKRREKFPILLELEPLYACNLKCAGCGKIQQTHDWLKKRMSVEQAVAAVEECGAPMVSIAGGEPLMHKEIDEIVRQLLARGKIVFLCTNAVLMPKHLHKFTPHKNFAWMVHIDGLRERHDQSVCKDGVFDQAVEAIKQAQAAGFRVMTNTTFFDTDSPQDVIDVLDYLNDELKIDNMQISPGFAYEKAPDQEHWLGPEETRQLFRKAFGDGRRKKWRLNHSPLFLDFLEGKVDFSCTAWAIPLYSLKGWQRPCYLMDDGYVGTYQELIDDTDWDSYGRGKDPRCANCMAHCGYEPTAVVATLGSLRESIRAAVS
- the ispH gene encoding 4-hydroxy-3-methylbut-2-enyl diphosphate reductase, encoding MSPIVYTPLYAEWLALRDKLTTPVIRTGRSRGKPTQGPTLIAGVAGALVDGIAPGDVIVASEIRHLGRTAPGEVGRVVECSGAELVAGELRRLGMAVHVGPLVTTDHIVDSVAERAALAAAGAIAVDTESGLLVGEDGQSVVVRVVVDTPGRPLRRVGMPVRGARGLMQLRRTAPAIDAWAAATGEREVLLATPRSFCAGVERAIDTVERALERFGAPVYVRRQIVHNRHVVNDLEGRGAVFVEELDAVPEGSLVVLAAHGVAPAVRQQADERHLKVIDATCPLVAKVHHEVRRYAARDTTVVLIGHPDHEEVIGTVGEAPEHVIVVANPAEAETVQLPDPTRVGYAMQTTLAVEEPAETAAVLRRRFPALTGPRRDDICYATSNRQAGVRAIAAQSDLVIVLGSQNSSNSKRLAEVAEAAGTRAVLVDDAGELELDLLAGAERIGITAGASAPPELVDHLIRCLSGLGPVSVTENGTLTEDVRFALPKEVSQP